In Nilaparvata lugens isolate BPH chromosome 5, ASM1435652v1, whole genome shotgun sequence, the following proteins share a genomic window:
- the LOC111052181 gene encoding myb-like protein AA gives MCNPVGLFLFVVCLISRDSLVGSTIHSSDTANNVKAGSLVQQEPISKIAKRHGQVSDSFQTCADNFDIHEDQIIRTQDSRALGAKYIDERDVPSRDDCLRLCCETADCDVFVFEERSPGSCYLFQCGPQNDFKCKFTKHHNYTSAFLTANHHQHMTELESQIKLTKHEHELTQLRQPGDVATAVVPTSDITTPSGNKETEQVVPATSNIQLPINRRCSRYQFECKGSGECIAIYNACDGIPQCSDASDEGPELGCPAVLTTVGPVEKIVKEAPSSIGSMKPVASKTLDAVNQASPIQQQSDNVPIVSKQFKSSSWPQQQQSSYGGLEKQQQTAVQMPEYGSQLRQSPPLKQQSLVDTGSYPVNSAGAILPQQLTPQQQLMHHHSAHAQQQQQQLTQQQQLVHAQSPVQLMNQAKVYGREGEGLLYQHVAPPDSMQQWPASYQQENPASIMQQNHISPFHANANNNGMSQIFNHKGSGLISQAENNNNQLSESLQNDYNNHYNYIDNSQGFRMFPQMPLQKNWQNTHMQHEMSNIEDGMMSGRDEAGQMQGAAIAPDYYYEESTNLRSKLQQQQLQQQQLQQQQQQQQQLINQRVAPPPHKQSPHILNIVVDQDDKVDKISPAEVTLDHVNHDLPSSAGQGTVKKDSAHHTLPTSAAPVPTDKPEAVALAAAAKAQSLDNLNYHRRMEQLTAEISLRETTFESSSSHVNDSPSGAILSLTMGMCVTGVMIIIVGCRMRTVRRRMRRGGRSSYAHDADFLVNGMYL, from the exons ATGTGTAACCCAGTCGGTCTGTTCCTTTTTGTAGTTTGTTTAATATCTAGAGACTCTCTTGTTGGAAGTACAATCCACTCAAGTGACACTGCAAATAATGTGAAAGCAGGTAGTTTGGTTCAACAAGAACCTATTAGCAAAATAGCGAAACGACATGGTCAAGTGTCTGACAGTTTTCAGACGTGTGCCGATAATTTTGACATCCACGAAGATCAGATAATTAGGACTCAGGACTCGCGAGCTCTGGGTGCCAAATACATTGACGAGAGAGATGTGCCTTCCAGGGATGATTGTCTTCGTCTCTGCTGCGAAACGGCTGATTGCGATGTCTTTGTATTCGAGGAAAGG AGCCCAGGCAGCTGCTATCTGTTCCAGTGTGGTCCTCAGAATGATTTCAAGTGTAAATTCACAAAACATCACAACTACACGAGTGCATTCCTCACTGCCAACCATCACCAACACATGACTGAGCTGGAAAGTCAGATTAAGCTCACAAAGCACGAACATGAACTGACTCAGTTAAG ACAACCTGGCGATGTAGCAACTGCAGTTGTGCCAACCTCAGACATTACAACACCTTCTGGCAATAAGGAGACCGAACAGGTTGTTCCAGCCACTTCCAATATTCAGTTACCCATCA ATCGTCGCTGCAGCAGATACCAATTCGAGTGCAAGGGTTCAGGCGAGTGTATAGCTATTTACAATGCATGCGACGGAATACCGCAGTGCTCTGACGCTAGTGACGAAGGGCCTGAACTGGGATGTCCTGCTGTCT TGACAACAGTTGGCCCCGTCGAGAAGATCGTGAAGGAAGCTCCCTCGTCAATTGGGAGCATGAAACCAGTGGCCAGCAAAACATTGGATGCCGTGAACCAGGCCAGTCCAATCCAGCAGCAGAGTGACAACGTTCCTATTGTTAGCAAACAATTCAAGAGTTCGTCATGGCCTCAACAGCAACAATCATCTTATG GTGGATTGGAGAAACAACAACAGACCGCCGTCCAAATGCCGGAATACGGCAGTCAGTTGCGTCAGTCACCTCCACTCAAGCAACAGAGCTTGGTGGACACAGGCAGTTACCCTGTGAACAGCGCAGGCGCAATCTTGCCCCAACAGCTGACTCCTCAACAACAGCTGATGCACCACcattctgcgcatgcgcagcaACAACAGCAGCAGTTGACGCAGCAACAGCAGTTGGTGCATGCGCAGTCACCCGTGCAGCTGATGAACCAGGCCAAGGTGTACGGTCGGGAGGGGGAGGGGCTGTTGTATCAGCATGTTGCCCCCCCGGACAGCATGCAACAGTGGCCGGCTTCCTACCAGCAGGAGAACCCAGCATCAATCATGCAACAAAATCACATCTCACCGTTCCATGCTAACGCCAATAATAATG GAATGAGCCAGATTTTCAATCATAAAGGAAGTGGACTGATTTCACAAGCAGAGAA CAATAACAACCAGTTGAGTGAGTCACTGCAGAACGATTATAACAATCACTACAACTACATTGACAATTCGCAGGGATTCAGAATGTTTCCTCAAATGCCATTGCAGAAGAACTGGCAAAACACTCACATGCAGCATG AGATGAGTAACATAGAAGACGGCATGATGAGTGGGCGAGATGAGGCGGGCCAAATGCAAGGGGCTGCCATAGCGCCAGACTATTACTACGAGGAGAGCACCAACCTCAGGAGCAAGCTGCAACAACAACAGCTGCAGCAACAGCAACTgcaacaacaacagcagcagcaacaacagcTGATCAATCAGAGAGTGGCACCACCTCCCCACAAGCAATCGCCTCACATCCTGAATATCGTTGTCGACCAAGATGATAAG GTGGATAAAATCTCTCCAGCAGAAGTGACTCTGGATCACGTGAATCATGATCTGCCGTCATCGGCTGGGCAGGGCACTGTCAAGAAGGACTCGGCTCATCACACTCTCCCGACTTCGGCAGCTCCTGTCCCCACTGACAAACCAGAAG CTGTAGCTTTAGCTGCGGCAGCAAAAGCTCAGAGCCTTGACAACCTGAACTACCATCGCCGCATGGAACAGCTGACTGCCGAAATATCGCTGAGAGAGACAACTTTCGAAAGCAGCTCTTCCCATGTCAACGATAGTCCCAGTGGTGCTATACTGTCTCTCACTATGG GTATGTGCGTAACTGGcgtgatgataataatagtcGGCTGCAGGATGAGAACTGTAAGAAGAAGGATGCGCAGAGGCGGAAGATCGTCTTATGCGCATGATGCCGATTTCCTAGTCAATGGAATGTATTTATAA